From a region of the Synechococcus sp. PCC 7502 genome:
- a CDS encoding Npun_F0494 family protein: protein MKYSPASIVRAEKAIVSSPFTLKLLSDLSNQGVSLKAIAAEEGLKNGYLTKFANLITVENSLLWLIDVGVLRREVDGQGITDSFRLTPLGYEILAKWQPQKPIATWSDRFENLFNQSMRFFSGIFSLI from the coding sequence ATGAAGTATTCCCCAGCTAGTATCGTCAGGGCAGAAAAAGCTATAGTGTCTTCGCCATTTACCCTAAAACTATTAAGTGATTTATCCAATCAAGGGGTGTCATTAAAAGCGATCGCTGCCGAAGAAGGCTTAAAAAATGGCTACCTAACCAAATTTGCTAATTTAATTACCGTAGAAAATTCCCTGCTGTGGCTAATTGATGTGGGTGTATTACGGCGAGAAGTCGATGGTCAAGGTATTACGGATAGCTTTCGCCTAACCCCCCTCGGTTATGAAATCTTGGCAAAATGGCAACCACAGAAACCTATTGCGACTTGGAGCGATCGCTTTGAAAATTTATTTAATCAATCCATGCGTTTTTTTTCAGGAATTTTCTCACTAATTTAA
- the rpsR gene encoding 30S ribosomal protein S18 produces MAFFRKRLSPIKPTALIDYKDVDLLRKFITERGKILPRRITGLTAQQQRDLTKAIKQARAIALLPFLNQEA; encoded by the coding sequence ATGGCTTTTTTTCGTAAAAGACTCTCTCCAATTAAACCTACAGCCCTCATTGACTACAAGGATGTAGATTTGCTGCGTAAGTTTATTACCGAAAGAGGAAAAATTTTACCTCGACGCATCACAGGTTTAACTGCTCAACAACAACGAGATTTAACCAAAGCAATCAAACAAGCACGGGCGATCGCCTTACTCCCATTCTTAAATCAAGAAGCTTAA
- the ubiE gene encoding bifunctional demethylmenaquinone methyltransferase/2-methoxy-6-polyprenyl-1,4-benzoquinol methylase UbiE, whose amino-acid sequence MISDFVASSEQTSQQLSQQPSQQEVQELFNQIAPMYDRLNDWLSLGQHRVWKKMAIAWTNPKAGDTYLDLCCGSGDVAMMLARKIANKNHTGQVFGVDFSESQLAIACHRTQSLPHLQPYLTWQQGDALHLEFPDQTFDGATLSYGLRNVLDIPKCLAELYRVLKPKAVVAILDFHRPSNPQTQQFQQFYLNNLVVPIAKLWNLEQEYAYLMPSLQRFPIGSDQVKLAIASGFSKATHYPILAGLMGILVLTK is encoded by the coding sequence ATGATCTCCGATTTCGTCGCATCTTCCGAGCAAACTTCTCAACAACTGTCTCAACAACCGTCTCAACAAGAAGTACAAGAGCTTTTTAATCAAATTGCCCCCATGTATGACCGCCTCAATGACTGGTTGAGTTTAGGGCAGCATCGAGTTTGGAAGAAAATGGCGATCGCTTGGACAAATCCCAAAGCAGGAGATACATACCTAGACCTTTGTTGTGGTAGTGGGGATGTGGCAATGATGTTGGCACGCAAAATAGCCAATAAAAATCACACTGGACAGGTATTTGGGGTGGACTTTTCCGAATCTCAACTAGCGATCGCCTGCCACCGTACCCAATCTTTACCCCATCTGCAACCCTACTTAACTTGGCAACAGGGAGATGCTTTACATTTAGAATTTCCAGATCAGACCTTTGATGGTGCTACCCTATCCTATGGCTTACGCAATGTCCTTGATATTCCCAAATGTTTAGCTGAATTATATCGAGTTCTTAAGCCTAAGGCTGTTGTGGCAATTTTAGATTTTCACCGTCCGTCCAATCCCCAAACACAGCAATTTCAACAATTTTATTTAAATAATTTGGTGGTTCCCATTGCTAAACTATGGAATCTGGAACAGGAATACGCCTATTTAATGCCGAGTTTGCAAAGATTTCCCATCGGTTCAGATCAGGTAAAACTAGCGATCGCATCTGGCTTCTCAAAAGCAACTCACTATCCAATTCTGGCGGGACTAATGGGAATTTTAGTTTTAACCAAATAA
- a CDS encoding DUF2281 domain-containing protein: MQTLPKIEETLIAVIKTLPTEKQQALLEFAEFLQAKTASKSPSKSIKGLWANADINLTEEELSTNRKEMWANFPKDIEL; the protein is encoded by the coding sequence ATGCAAACACTACCTAAAATCGAAGAAACGTTAATCGCAGTCATCAAAACCTTACCAACCGAAAAACAGCAAGCACTATTAGAATTTGCCGAATTTTTGCAAGCCAAAACAGCCTCTAAATCCCCAAGCAAAAGCATCAAAGGCTTATGGGCAAATGCAGATATTAACCTCACAGAAGAAGAACTCTCCACAAATAGAAAAGAAATGTGGGCAAATTTCCCTAAGGATATTGAACTATGA
- a CDS encoding MoaD/ThiS family protein, translated as MSNLISDQITVNVKLFAAFQEVISQPEIYLDIPQHSPVSLVYEKLATAHPVLEQWRAVTRYAINLNFVDETTLLHDGDEVALIPPVSGG; from the coding sequence ATGTCTAATTTAATTTCTGATCAAATTACAGTCAATGTCAAACTATTTGCAGCTTTTCAAGAAGTAATTTCTCAGCCAGAAATCTACCTAGACATACCACAGCATAGTCCAGTGTCTCTAGTTTATGAAAAATTAGCTACCGCCCATCCTGTGCTTGAGCAGTGGAGAGCAGTAACAAGGTATGCTATTAACCTTAACTTTGTTGACGAAACCACATTGCTCCATGATGGGGACGAAGTAGCTCTAATCCCCCCCGTGAGTGGAGGTTAG
- the rpmG gene encoding 50S ribosomal protein L33, whose translation MAKGVRIIITLECTECRTNIDKRSPGVSRYTTTKNRRNDTGRIELKKFCTHCNKHTVHKEIK comes from the coding sequence ATGGCTAAAGGCGTTCGTATTATCATCACCTTAGAATGCACCGAGTGTCGCACCAATATTGACAAGCGATCGCCCGGCGTTTCTCGCTACACCACCACCAAAAATCGTCGTAACGACACAGGAAGAATAGAGCTTAAAAAGTTCTGTACTCACTGCAATAAACATACTGTACATAAGGAAATCAAGTAA
- the tumA gene encoding antitoxin TumA, with protein sequence MRKQITEYTSPLDALVALTKQLYSYEIKYQTDSADFFLQYQQGKTSDDEDAFDWASNYRHYLALRQELEIKLRNVA encoded by the coding sequence ATGCGTAAACAAATTACTGAATATACATCACCTCTGGATGCTTTAGTAGCTTTGACTAAGCAGTTATACAGTTATGAGATTAAATATCAAACTGATTCTGCCGACTTTTTTTTACAATATCAACAGGGGAAAACAAGCGATGATGAAGACGCATTTGATTGGGCAAGTAATTACCGTCATTATCTAGCTTTACGCCAAGAATTAGAGATTAAGTTAAGAAATGTCGCGTAA
- a CDS encoding bifunctional riboflavin kinase/FAD synthetase yields the protein MVLLISDIQQITVPTAIALGNFDGLHRGHQRVIAPVLANPSLVPTVVTFDPHPQEFFSKIPRLLLTPLPEKAAYLEKLGIKQLVLLPFTAKLAQLSPKEFIDQILINQLHAQEVSVGFNFRFGYQRAGSVADLAEIWGDRLDIISEQVMFNGVRISSSTIREALAMGDVSRASYLLGRNYILTGTVITGQKLGRTIGFPTANIQTHPQKFLPRDGVYAVRVTNNLTGDLIAPTINEVNGVMNIGIRPTIANSENPNQRAIEIHIFNWQGDLYGSEINVEIIKFLRPERKFANLDQLKAQIKADCEQAVL from the coding sequence ATGGTGTTACTAATTTCTGATATTCAACAAATTACTGTACCTACAGCGATCGCTTTGGGTAATTTTGACGGCTTGCACCGAGGACATCAACGGGTAATTGCCCCTGTTTTAGCGAATCCCAGTCTAGTACCTACGGTTGTTACCTTTGATCCCCATCCTCAAGAGTTTTTTAGTAAAATTCCCCGCCTTTTATTAACCCCATTACCCGAAAAAGCCGCATATCTGGAAAAACTAGGGATTAAACAGCTAGTATTATTACCTTTTACAGCAAAATTGGCGCAACTCAGCCCTAAGGAATTTATAGACCAAATTTTAATTAATCAACTTCATGCCCAGGAAGTAAGTGTGGGCTTTAATTTTAGGTTTGGCTATCAGCGTGCGGGTTCAGTGGCAGATTTGGCGGAAATTTGGGGAGATCGCCTAGATATTATTTCTGAGCAGGTAATGTTTAATGGTGTTCGTATTAGTAGTTCAACCATTCGTGAGGCATTAGCAATGGGTGATGTCAGTCGTGCTAGTTATCTGCTAGGACGTAACTATATCCTGACTGGAACCGTAATTACTGGGCAAAAACTGGGAAGAACTATTGGATTCCCAACGGCAAATATTCAAACCCATCCCCAAAAATTTCTGCCGAGAGATGGAGTTTATGCGGTACGAGTAACTAATAATTTAACAGGTGATTTAATTGCTCCGACTATAAATGAAGTGAATGGAGTTATGAATATTGGTATTCGACCTACGATCGCTAATTCAGAAAATCCAAATCAACGGGCGATCGAGATACATATCTTTAATTGGCAGGGAGACTTATATGGCAGTGAAATCAATGTAGAGATCATAAAATTCCTGCGTCCAGAACGGAAGTTTGCGAATTTAGATCAGCTAAAAGCCCAGATTAAAGCGGACTGTGAGCAAGCAGTTCTTTAG
- a CDS encoding phosphoglucomutase/phosphomannomutase family protein produces the protein MSTHAEPPIRFGTDGWRGLIADEFTFKRLGTVAPLAAQALADSFGNYFHSNHPSKTIIIGYDRRFLSPEFAQYIAKKVAAVGFDVQLSQGFAPTPAFSWAAFSQKALGALVITASHNPAGYSGLKIKGAFGGSVSPDLTKQVERKLDAGLTLPQVNTGKITVFDPWESYCQVLRSLVDIQAIQNLISSGELTVFADPMYGAAAGGLAKILELPIREINSKSDPTFGGSAPEPLPRYLSALFRKVRSFHFANPDQSSPKLSVGFVFDGDGDRIAAVDSTGNFLSSQILIPILIDHLAKRRGFTGEVIKTISGLNLIPKVAALHNLPVFETPIGYKYIAERMLSGIAKPLLGGEESGGIGYGTHIPERDALLSALYLLEAIAISKQDLSTIYDNLQTQTGYKSYYDRIDKHLASSEDSKKVLQILQTEPFIEINGRKVISINTVDGFKFELEDASWLLIRFSGTEPVLRLYCEAATPELVKQTLGWISDWVKVVV, from the coding sequence ATGTCCACCCATGCAGAGCCTCCAATTCGCTTCGGTACCGATGGTTGGCGAGGTTTGATTGCCGATGAATTTACCTTTAAAAGATTAGGAACCGTTGCACCCTTAGCAGCACAGGCTTTGGCAGATAGCTTTGGCAATTATTTTCACTCCAATCATCCCAGTAAGACCATTATCATAGGTTACGATCGCCGCTTTTTATCCCCAGAATTTGCTCAATATATTGCTAAAAAAGTTGCTGCGGTTGGCTTTGATGTGCAGTTATCTCAAGGATTTGCCCCCACTCCCGCTTTTAGTTGGGCAGCTTTCAGTCAAAAGGCTTTAGGTGCTTTGGTAATTACTGCTAGCCATAATCCCGCAGGTTACAGTGGCTTAAAGATTAAAGGAGCCTTCGGTGGTTCCGTATCCCCAGATTTAACGAAACAAGTCGAGCGGAAATTAGATGCTGGTTTAACTCTGCCCCAAGTTAATACAGGTAAAATCACAGTTTTTGATCCTTGGGAAAGCTATTGTCAGGTGCTGCGATCGCTTGTGGATATTCAGGCAATTCAAAATTTAATTTCATCAGGGGAATTAACGGTTTTTGCTGACCCAATGTATGGAGCGGCGGCAGGTGGTTTAGCCAAAATTTTAGAACTACCTATTCGCGAAATTAATAGCAAATCCGATCCGACATTTGGTGGCTCTGCCCCTGAGCCTTTACCCCGTTACCTTTCAGCTCTATTTCGTAAGGTGAGAAGTTTTCATTTTGCTAATCCTGATCAATCTTCTCCTAAGTTATCCGTAGGCTTCGTGTTTGATGGGGATGGCGATCGCATTGCGGCGGTGGATAGTACAGGTAATTTCTTAAGTTCGCAAATTCTGATTCCGATCTTGATCGATCACTTAGCAAAGCGTAGGGGATTTACGGGCGAAGTGATTAAAACCATTAGTGGATTGAATCTGATCCCTAAAGTCGCAGCCCTCCATAATCTCCCAGTTTTTGAAACTCCCATTGGCTATAAATATATTGCCGAAAGAATGTTATCAGGGATTGCTAAACCCTTACTCGGTGGCGAAGAATCTGGGGGGATTGGTTACGGTACTCATATTCCAGAACGGGATGCTTTACTTTCAGCTTTGTATTTACTAGAAGCGATCGCTATCTCCAAGCAAGACCTGAGTACCATATATGACAACCTGCAAACCCAAACAGGATATAAATCTTACTATGATCGCATTGATAAACATTTAGCCAGTAGCGAAGATAGTAAAAAAGTTCTGCAAATTCTCCAAACTGAACCATTCATAGAAATTAATGGGAGAAAAGTTATCAGCATCAATACTGTAGATGGATTTAAATTTGAGCTAGAAGATGCCAGTTGGCTTTTAATTCGTTTTAGTGGAACGGAACCAGTTTTGCGGCTTTATTGTGAAGCAGCTACTCCAGAATTGGTTAAACAAACCCTAGGGTGGATTAGCGATTGGGTGAAAGTAGTGGTATAG
- the tumE gene encoding toxin TumE — protein MSRNSFRDYFDQIDQVLEAYPNVYVENYNATILSSERANLKLRLRFYFKYLLSISEALVVVDNQITAIDYRYHFQDGQNNLIFRYDNTPHFPSLSSFPHHKHLADRVISCNQPSIATVIQDAIAFLKEVESNDTN, from the coding sequence ATGTCGCGTAATAGTTTTAGGGATTATTTCGATCAAATAGATCAAGTTTTGGAAGCTTATCCTAATGTCTATGTAGAGAATTACAATGCCACAATTTTATCTAGTGAGCGAGCTAACCTGAAACTTCGATTGCGTTTTTATTTCAAATATTTGCTTTCTATCAGTGAGGCTTTAGTTGTTGTAGATAATCAAATTACGGCGATTGATTATCGCTATCATTTCCAAGATGGACAGAACAATTTGATTTTTCGCTATGACAATACGCCCCATTTCCCTAGTTTGTCGAGTTTCCCTCACCACAAGCATTTGGCAGATCGAGTAATTTCTTGTAATCAGCCAAGTATTGCGACGGTCATTCAAGATGCGATCGCTTTTCTTAAGGAAGTTGAAAGTAATGATACAAATTAG
- a CDS encoding helix-turn-helix domain-containing protein, whose product MTEEIKVQKSSGNVFADLGLENSDELLVKAELAYKISSIITKLGITQVEAAKLLGIDQPKMSALINGKLSGFSTVRLFRFLNSLGRDVEIVVKDKSKSRSQARTLVVDK is encoded by the coding sequence ATGACAGAAGAAATTAAGGTACAAAAAAGTAGTGGTAATGTGTTTGCTGATTTGGGATTAGAGAATTCTGATGAGTTGCTGGTCAAAGCAGAACTTGCTTATAAAATCAGTAGTATCATTACTAAGTTAGGAATAACTCAAGTTGAAGCGGCTAAACTATTGGGAATTGATCAGCCTAAGATGTCAGCTCTAATCAATGGCAAGTTATCAGGCTTTTCGACTGTAAGGTTGTTTAGATTTTTAAATTCTCTAGGTCGTGATGTGGAAATTGTAGTGAAAGATAAGTCTAAATCACGTTCTCAGGCTCGTACTCTGGTTGTCGATAAGTAA
- a CDS encoding DNA methyltransferase: MPLSWNEIKQRAIAFSKKWEDESSEDAEAKSFWDDFFNVFGISRRRVATFEHSVKKLDKKQGFIDLLWKGVILVEHKSRGKSLDKAFQQAKDYFSGLKEHELPKYILVSDFQKFRLYDLESDTTTEFELQDFVSHVHLFGFIAGYEKRVYKDEDPVNIAAAELMGKLHDRLKEIGYTGHDLEVYLVRLLFCMFADDTGIFNKGIFWEYIDLHTKEDGSDLAMHIASIFHVLNTPNERRLKNLDENLAQFPYVNGKLFEEPLQPAAFDKPMREMLLEACGFDWGKISPAIFGSMFQAVMNQTERRNLGAHYTSEKNIQKLIRPLFLDDLYAEFEKAKGSKGKLEELHNKIANLHFLDPACGCGNFLIITYRELRDLEILILLELNKSGQLVTDVSSIIQVDVDQFAGIEYDEFAVRVAEVAMWLIDHQMNVKVSNEFGQYFVRLPLKKAAKIVHGNSLRIDWESVVSKEKLNFILGNPPFVGKHLQNAAQKADMEVIFAGVNGAGVLDYVTPWYIKTAQLIQDTDIRCAFVSTSSISQGEQVGILWQELYNQYKIKIHFAHRTFRWSNEAKGNAAVHCVIIGFGLQNVDNKRLFEYVDIKGEPTERKAKNINPYLTEGNDLIILKRGKPICNVPEMLKGSQPTDGGNLLLTDEDKNQYTYQEQSGTKFIRPFISADEFLNGKTRWCFWLTDIQPNELKKLPLLMERVNKVRQMRLSSTKQATVKWADFPTVFTENRQPNSNYVLVPRVSSENRKYIPMGFFDSKAIASDTCITIPNGDLYIFGVLTSEMHMTWVKYVCGRLKSDFRYSNTIVYNNYPFPETTNDKQKQKVETAAQAVLDIRAKYPDSSLADLYDPLTMPPDLVKAHQALDKAVDLCYRPQPFVSELNRIEYLFSLYEALNAPLLKVEKKKRVKRKE, from the coding sequence ATGCCGCTAAGTTGGAATGAGATTAAGCAAAGAGCGATCGCCTTTTCTAAGAAGTGGGAGGATGAATCTTCAGAAGATGCCGAGGCAAAATCTTTTTGGGATGACTTTTTTAATGTGTTTGGTATCTCTCGGCGGCGGGTGGCAACCTTTGAGCATTCAGTAAAGAAATTAGACAAAAAGCAGGGATTTATCGATCTGCTCTGGAAAGGGGTGATTTTAGTTGAGCATAAATCACGGGGTAAGAGCTTAGATAAAGCATTTCAACAGGCAAAAGACTATTTTTCGGGATTGAAGGAGCATGAGTTACCGAAATATATTTTGGTGTCGGATTTTCAGAAATTCAGACTTTACGATTTAGAGAGTGACACTACTACAGAGTTTGAGTTACAGGACTTTGTTAGTCATGTGCATCTGTTCGGCTTCATTGCGGGATATGAGAAACGGGTTTATAAGGATGAAGATCCTGTCAATATTGCGGCGGCAGAGTTGATGGGCAAGCTGCACGATCGCCTTAAGGAGATTGGCTACACGGGGCATGACTTAGAGGTGTATCTGGTGCGGCTGTTGTTTTGTATGTTTGCTGATGATACGGGGATTTTTAATAAGGGGATTTTCTGGGAATATATCGATCTGCATACGAAGGAAGATGGCAGTGATTTGGCAATGCATATTGCTTCGATTTTTCATGTTTTGAATACGCCAAATGAACGTCGCTTAAAGAATTTAGATGAGAATTTGGCGCAGTTTCCCTATGTGAATGGGAAGTTATTTGAGGAGCCATTGCAACCTGCGGCGTTTGATAAGCCGATGCGCGAGATGTTGCTTGAGGCTTGTGGATTTGATTGGGGTAAGATTTCCCCTGCAATTTTTGGGTCGATGTTTCAGGCGGTGATGAATCAGACAGAACGGCGAAATTTGGGAGCACATTACACTTCTGAGAAGAATATCCAAAAGTTGATTAGACCGCTTTTTCTGGATGATCTTTATGCGGAGTTTGAGAAGGCTAAGGGTAGTAAAGGCAAATTAGAGGAGTTACATAACAAGATTGCAAATTTGCATTTTCTCGATCCTGCTTGTGGTTGCGGTAATTTTTTGATTATTACTTATCGAGAGTTGCGCGATTTAGAGATTTTGATTTTGTTGGAGTTGAATAAGAGTGGACAGTTGGTGACGGATGTTAGCTCAATTATTCAAGTAGATGTGGATCAGTTTGCGGGGATTGAGTATGATGAGTTTGCGGTGCGGGTTGCTGAGGTGGCGATGTGGTTAATCGACCATCAGATGAATGTGAAGGTGAGTAATGAGTTTGGGCAGTATTTTGTGCGGTTGCCTTTGAAGAAGGCGGCGAAAATTGTGCATGGTAATTCGTTGCGGATTGATTGGGAGTCTGTTGTTTCAAAAGAGAAGTTAAATTTCATTTTAGGTAATCCTCCATTTGTCGGAAAACATTTACAAAATGCTGCTCAGAAAGCAGATATGGAGGTGATCTTTGCTGGGGTAAATGGTGCGGGTGTATTGGACTATGTAACGCCTTGGTATATCAAGACTGCTCAGCTAATTCAAGATACAGATATTCGTTGTGCTTTTGTTAGTACAAGTTCAATTTCTCAAGGTGAGCAAGTCGGGATTCTCTGGCAAGAACTTTACAACCAATACAAAATTAAGATTCATTTTGCTCATCGTACTTTTAGATGGAGTAATGAGGCAAAAGGTAATGCGGCTGTGCATTGTGTAATCATTGGCTTTGGGTTACAGAATGTTGATAACAAGAGGCTTTTTGAGTATGTAGATATTAAAGGCGAACCAACAGAGAGAAAAGCGAAAAATATTAATCCATACTTAACTGAAGGAAATGATTTAATCATTTTAAAAAGAGGTAAGCCGATTTGTAATGTGCCTGAAATGCTCAAAGGTAGCCAACCTACTGATGGTGGTAATCTCTTGCTAACTGATGAAGATAAAAATCAATATACTTATCAAGAGCAATCTGGTACAAAATTTATTCGACCTTTTATTTCAGCAGATGAATTTCTAAATGGAAAAACTCGCTGGTGCTTTTGGCTTACAGATATTCAACCAAATGAGTTAAAGAAATTACCATTACTGATGGAGCGAGTAAACAAGGTTCGTCAAATGCGCCTATCGAGTACCAAGCAAGCGACAGTAAAGTGGGCAGATTTTCCTACAGTATTCACCGAAAATAGACAGCCTAATAGTAACTATGTACTCGTACCAAGGGTTTCATCAGAAAATCGAAAATATATTCCAATGGGATTTTTTGATAGCAAAGCGATCGCTAGTGATACCTGTATTACTATTCCAAATGGTGATCTGTATATTTTTGGTGTTCTCACTTCTGAAATGCACATGACTTGGGTTAAGTATGTCTGTGGAAGACTAAAAAGTGATTTTCGCTATTCCAATACAATCGTTTACAACAACTATCCATTCCCTGAAACTACAAATGATAAACAAAAGCAAAAAGTAGAAACTGCCGCACAAGCAGTATTAGACATAAGAGCAAAATATCCCGATAGCAGCCTCGCCGATCTTTACGATCCTCTTACTATGCCGCCCGACTTGGTAAAGGCACATCAAGCCCTAGACAAAGCCGTAGACCTTTGTTATCGTCCCCAACCCTTCGTTAGTGAACTAAACCGCATTGAATATTTATTCAGTCTCTATGAAGCCCTAAATGCGCCATTGCTCAAAGTCGAGAAGAAAAAACGGGTTAAGAGAAAAGAATGA
- a CDS encoding type II toxin-antitoxin system VapC family toxin, producing the protein MSAVVADTHTIIWYLRSPEKLSINAVNALDNALNNSESIFISAISLVEMNYLVEKNRIPSISLEQLLQLIDDPLVNLFVVPLDTPVAKAFTQIPREIVPEMGDRIIAATSLYLNLPLVTKDHKISNLSNIQTIW; encoded by the coding sequence ATGAGCGCTGTTGTTGCTGACACCCACACAATTATTTGGTATCTGCGAAGTCCAGAGAAATTGTCAATAAATGCAGTGAATGCTCTTGATAATGCTTTGAACAATAGCGAATCAATTTTTATATCTGCAATTTCTCTTGTGGAAATGAATTATTTAGTTGAGAAAAATCGAATTCCCTCAATTTCGCTAGAGCAGCTTTTACAACTAATAGACGATCCACTTGTGAACTTATTTGTAGTTCCACTAGATACGCCAGTAGCCAAAGCTTTTACTCAAATCCCACGTGAAATTGTCCCAGAAATGGGCGATCGCATTATTGCCGCAACTTCTCTATATCTTAATCTGCCTCTAGTTACCAAAGACCATAAAATCAGTAACTTATCCAATATTCAGACAATTTGGTAG
- a CDS encoding anthranilate synthase component I, with amino-acid sequence MIYWQKQISKLTGSDVWQALFAHESVTTLLESPSQVLSKTSRYSILGAKPQSIWTPPLGKILSCVEKIQQEIQTESTYSSNPDDLPFIGGYLGWLGYDLAWEIEKLPHLRADTLPFPVAFWYQPGNFAVIDHLTNAVWLGADSKGDLEAMGDRLSNYQISNKNLVSTASSIQSSIQFCTDQSDYIAMVEQAQQHIQAGDIFQANLSLRFFFDTTTDGWDIYKQLHQLNPSPFASYWRSPWGEVISVSPERLVSLQGDRIESRPIAGTRPRGVTPELDRLYAQELMASTKEQAEHIMLVDLERNDLGRVSNWGTVQVNELLAIENYSHVMHLVSNVIGTLSPNFNNVDLIRAVFPGGTITGCPKVRCMEIIESLEPVRRSLFYGSCGYIDSRGNLDLNILIRTLLKCNNRLWGQVGAGIVADSMAETEWLESLQKAKAAFSVLTKRQS; translated from the coding sequence TTGATCTATTGGCAAAAGCAAATATCCAAGCTCACTGGTTCTGACGTATGGCAAGCATTATTTGCTCATGAATCAGTTACAACCCTGCTAGAAAGCCCATCACAGGTTCTATCTAAAACGTCTCGCTATTCCATCCTAGGGGCAAAACCACAAAGCATCTGGACTCCACCCTTGGGTAAAATTCTCAGTTGCGTAGAGAAAATACAACAGGAAATACAAACAGAGAGTACATACTCAAGTAATCCCGATGATTTACCTTTTATCGGCGGTTATTTAGGCTGGCTTGGCTACGACTTAGCATGGGAAATTGAGAAATTACCTCATCTCAGAGCAGATACTCTACCGTTTCCTGTGGCTTTTTGGTACCAACCTGGTAATTTTGCCGTAATCGATCATTTAACTAATGCGGTGTGGCTAGGGGCAGATTCTAAAGGTGATTTAGAGGCAATGGGCGATCGCCTATCTAATTATCAAATATCTAATAAAAATCTGGTTTCTACAGCCTCATCTATTCAATCATCTATTCAGTTCTGTACGGATCAAAGCGACTATATAGCGATGGTAGAACAGGCACAGCAGCACATCCAAGCAGGTGATATTTTTCAGGCAAATTTATCTTTACGATTTTTCTTTGATACTACTACCGATGGTTGGGATATATATAAGCAATTACACCAACTTAATCCTTCCCCCTTTGCTAGTTATTGGCGCAGCCCCTGGGGAGAAGTAATTAGTGTTTCTCCTGAAAGATTAGTGAGTTTACAAGGCGATCGCATTGAATCTCGACCGATTGCTGGTACCCGTCCCCGTGGAGTCACCCCTGAATTGGATCGCCTCTATGCCCAAGAACTAATGGCATCAACCAAAGAGCAGGCAGAACATATCATGCTGGTAGATTTGGAACGTAATGATTTAGGTAGAGTTTCTAATTGGGGTACGGTGCAGGTTAATGAATTGCTAGCGATCGAAAACTATAGTCATGTTATGCACTTAGTTAGTAATGTCATCGGCACACTTAGTCCTAATTTTAATAATGTTGATTTAATTCGGGCAGTATTCCCCGGTGGCACAATTACAGGCTGTCCCAAAGTACGATGTATGGAAATAATTGAGAGTCTAGAACCCGTGCGTCGTAGTCTTTTCTATGGTTCCTGTGGCTACATAGATAGTCGAGGTAATTTGGACTTGAATATCTTAATTCGGACTTTACTCAAGTGCAATAATCGCCTGTGGGGACAAGTGGGAGCAGGAATTGTTGCTGATAGTATGGCAGAAACGGAATGGCTAGAATCTTTACAAAAGGCAAAGGCAGCTTTTTCGGTTCTTACTAAGAGACAGTCATAA